The window CCTGCAGACTGCAGTACATTACGCAACGAATTTCTATTGGTGGAGAGGTCTGGAGAGATGTGTTGAGATGGAAATTTTCTGGGTTTAATGAATTGGAAGCAATACAGGGGTTCTTTGAGAATGTGCTTGGGAAAGAGATGGAGCATTTATGGGATAGGgtgtgtttttgggtttttttctgTGGGCAGATGTAGCTTCAAGGTTTAGAGAGCTATCCTTTATTGTATCAGATTTGACAACATTTATTAGGTAGTTTTCTagaaatgatgtggttgtcttGATGCAACTTCTTTAGGGTAGAATTGTTGATGTAGAttccttatttattttttccctGAAGTGGATTTGTTGTTCGCCACTTTTGTACTgtcttttttttacttttatcgTTAATGAATAGGTCTGTTCCTGACAAAAAAAagtatcattaaaactcaaaatataAACTAGCAGTTATCGTAAatgaatgaaatataaaaaatcaaCAGCTTAATAACTTATACAATACAAGTTAATTTTCGGAATAGCTCTTTGTTTCTTCAAGTGAAATTGTTATACGATTTACTAGTATATTGTGTAAGACAAAAGTATAAAAGCTTTCCCAGTGACATTTCCTAATTCTTACTTTATATGAAGTACacttattaataaattttctAAGAGAAACTTGAAAGATTGTGAGCTGTCATGATTAACATATGACTACattaatttcataaacaaaataagaaacgTCTAATGCCAGCTAGCAACAATACATGTTAATTTTCTGATCATCCGTTTGTTTTTCTGATAAGTAAAACCTGTTCAATACTAAATTGCTTATTCATATATTTGACCTGCATTACTATTAATCTACTATTATATTAGCTGCTTGCAGGTTGCAGCAAACTCAAAAATGGTTATAATAAGGCATTAGAATTTGTTCAAGAATTGCAGTGTAATGAGCTGCAGATGGACAGTGTAATTTATGGTACACTTTTAGCTGTCTGTGCATCTAATAATAAATTGGAGGAAGCAGAAGGTTATTTTAAGAAGATGAAGGATGAGGGTCATTCACCAAATGTCTACCACTACAGCTCTTTGCTTAATGCGTACTCTATGAGAGGGAACTACAAGGAGGCTGATGCTTTGGTTCAAGATATGAAATCTGTAGGGTTAGTACCAAATAAGGTTTGTTCATGTTTAACTGCTATACATGATTACCTCATTCTGAAGTTCATTAGTAGTTACTTCTGTCACTGATATCTCTAGTTGTAAGAGTTCTACACTAAAGGATGTAAGACTAGGTCATATAACACATACGCATGGTTGGAGATGGCTACATTTTGGTTGCACCAAATACAGAATCAGGTCCAATCTTGATCACTAAAAGTATTACTTAAACCCTGAAAAAGCAGTACCCTGATTGACAGTGTTACAGGTCTTAATCTTTTTGGTTCTAGCTGGAAATGAGCGTGCATAGTAGATTATAGTAACTCATTCACTCTGTTACTTTGTATTGCAACTTCACAGTTTTATGTAAaaattcctcctataaaaaaattatacatgaaaattttgattaatcaCTCATCAGTCTACAATTTTGTCTTCACCTACGTACTCTTCATTTGGTCTTCATGCTTCTCAACATATTGGTTATTTAGTATTAGCTTGCAGATCTGTAAATGCTTGGTTGGTAAAGATAAAATAAGAGTAGTACTTATTTTATGCAAAGGTGCAAGCTTAGAACTTATTTTCTGCTAATTTTTGTGTACTTCAGAGAATTTAGTGATTATATCTTCTGCTCCTACTGCAAACGCTTGCAGGTTATTTTGACAACTTTATTGAAGGTTTATGTCAGAGGGGGGCTGTTCgaaaaatcaagagagctatTAGGTGAACTGGAAGCTTTGGGTTATGCTGAAGATGAGGTACACGAGGACTTTTCATCTAACTTCATTAGTTTAAAAGGATATGATGTTGTGACTTTGCCCTGCAATGGTTTTCTCTATGGAAGAAGTGCTTCAGAGCCAAATAGAGTAGCTTATAGATTGTCAAAATTATATAATTTGCACCAGACAatctaataaattaaataagaaagtCACAAAAACAAATTCAGGGCAACAATGTGGTTTGACAATGAAATACCATGAATCCTTGTAGATACCATTTGTAAGGTTTTGATACCATAGATACAATTTATAGGGGTTTGATTTTGTAGTTATCATCTGAAACCTTTGTTTGCTTGCTTGCACAGATGGTATTAACTTTTATCTGATTGATTTTTATCCCTTGAGTCATTCCCTTAAGTATGCCATGAAACACATTGAGTAAAATGCTTTGTGGTATTCTCTTGGAATGATCTTTCTGTGTCTTAATCCtaacatcttgtgtttgctgaATTAGTAAAAATACCTTGTAATGATTATTTTGTTTACACTAATGTGTTGTTTGCGTGCCACATTGTGGACCACTGACCACCACAATCTGACACTCCAGCTATTATGTGTTAATTCTAGGaacttgatttatttattttgttgtcTTCTTACATTTGCGGCTATGACTTATTTATAGATGCCGTACTGTTTATTGATGGATTCCCTTGCTAAGGCTGGGCGTATACATGAAGCTAAGTTGGTTTTTCATGAAATGAAGGAGAAGGCCGTTCGATCAGGTAAGTTTTAGAGAGACAAATTCTCAAACTTTTCTGTACTCAAGATATGCATAGTATTGTATTGCACACATGAGGCACTAAAAGCCTACTGGAAGCGTAATTATGCATTTTGTGTCTTCAAAAGCATACGTATATGTTCTCAACCAAGCTATTAGTGGCAAGGGTCTTCACAAATGTCATGTAAAACAAGATAGGAGCTCTTAAATTACCTTAAGTAACATAAAAGTTGTGCATGAATcgtttttccaaaaaaataagtGACAGTCTGAAAAAAGTATGGATGTTTTTGGAGTTTTGGTAGATACTTGCACTGAACTCTGTATTTCTTGTAGGATTTTTCTTACTAACAGAAGTTTAAGTTTCTATCTTTACAACTGaaattttttggattttcttttcttcccacTTGCAGATGGCTATTCTTACAGTATCATGATTTCAGCTTTCTGCCGAGGTGGGCTTCTGGAAGATGCAAAGCAGCTGGCTAAGGATTTTGAAGGAACCCATGATAGATATGATTTAGTTATGTTGAATACAATGATCTGTGCCTATTGCAGAGCAGGCGATATGGATAGTGTAATGGAAATGATGAGAAAAATGGATGAATTAAAAATCACTCCTGATTATAATACCTTCCATATCCTCATAAAATACTTCTGTAAGGAGAAGTTATACCTGCTTGCTTATCAGACCATGGAGGACATGCACAAGAAGGGCCACCAACCAGATGAGGTATTCTTCCAAGATGCATCTTCTTGATTATACTTGTTGAACTAAGCGAATTTAGTTTCCGCAACTGTAGGAATTCTTTGCAGACTATCCTTTGTCAATTTACTTGCCTCTAAAATGTATGAGTCAATGGAAATATATGGTACATGTTGTCACTTATGCAATTATTATATTGTCTATTGAATAGGCCTGGTGGGCCTCTCAtagattgaagaaaaaaatgctCTCGAAATAACTAAAAACAAGTAGGGAAGGCTTAGTGTTGGAACTATCATTATGCATAGGCTGCAGGGCTTTGGGGCTTAGTATTTGTTATTTTGTGTGAACACTAATATTTGCCTAAAAGAGTTTGCCTAAAAGACACCCGGtaaatgtttgccttaaagagtTTCAAGCTTAATTTAATAGGGTTCTTTCCTTATAGTAGACTTCTAGTCTATTATATTCTTTTTATGCTTCTCATATTTGTAGTTTGTAAATTTGCACCGAATAGAGTTCCTTAAACAAGGAGCTTGAGGATTGGTGTTTCAAATATTTATTACCTTTTTAGCTTATTTCTTGCTCCCTATATGATACTgttgttttatatttaaaattagtcataaaaatttgaagttgCAATAAATTAATCCTTTTAggaatatataattatttactAGTATTGAAGttgttaagaaaattttgtATCATTTTTCATCATTATTACCACCACACATCACTAACTGTATTGTGCAATGCCCCTACAATCATAAGGCAACACTATTTTAGCCTTTAAGCTAGCATATATGGTATATTGGCATATGGCTTACATGCTAACAGACTGTTGGATCCAAAACTAACAAATTACTACTTTATGGAGATTGGATATGATCTTCtagatttgatccaatggctagTGAGGGTTTATCGCAATTCTGATCCAATGGCTAGTGAGGGTTTATCGCAATTCTGATCCAATGGCTAGTGAGGGTTTATCACGATTCTGATCCTTGTCCATAAGTGTTTTCTTTGTATTTACACACATACATGATGCACAAAATACATGCACAAATACATACAAGGAGATTCTGAaacattgtttttgttttcttcgaaAGTATAACATCAGAATGCTCTGTGGAGCAAAGATTATGCAAGAACCTTGAGTTTTGAAATATAGGTGGTTTCTTATATTTCAGGAGTTGTGTTCCTCCTTAATGTTTCTTCTTGGTAAGATAAGAGCATATTCAGAAGCATACTCTGTTTACAATATGCTGAGATATAGCAAGCGGACAATGTGCAAGGCCCTTCATGAGAAGATTCTGCACATTCTAGTAGCAGGACAGCTTCTCAGAGATGCGTATGTAGTAGTCAAGGTGAGCAATGTAATTTGAAAGATACGTTTCTTCAATGTGTATCTTACGACTCTTGTaattacttttttcttttctggtcAGGACAATGCAGGGTTAATTTCTAAGCCTGCTATTAAAAAGTTTGCAACTGCCTTTATGAAGTTGGGAAACATCAACTTGATAAATGATGTTTTGAAGGCAGTTGATGCTTCTGGCTGCAAGATAGATCAGGTAAACTTTCATGGGTGTCAATAAGTTTCTTCAGAAATTTTATACTTTTATATAAGCAACTTGCTTCAGACTATCAGATACTAGGCGGTCATGGAGAAATTTATGGTTGTATGTGGGAGCCATCAAGCCCTGTATCTTTCCCTTCGGGAAGGGAGTGATTTTATGGTGGATTTTATTCCATCTACTGTTTTGGATctacctaatttttttttttttagtatataaTAAGTGAGGACAATATTCCTTAAAGAGAGAAACAGTGAACACCCACTAGATGGGCGGGGTAACAATGGATATACCAAGTTGTGGGGAAAATGTACATAAGCAATGAAATCTGCAATGGATATAAAATCCTCAACGGAAGCTTTACACCTCTTCTGTTGCAGATTTTACCTTTTGAAGTCACTGCTCAGTTTCATTCCTTCATTGCACAGGGACTATTTCAGATGGCCATATCTCGCTATGTTTCACTTCCTGAGAAGAAGGACATGCTTTTTCAAATGCTACAGTGGATGCCAGGACAAGGTTATGTTGCTGATTCAGCTACAAGAAACCTGATACTGAAAAGCTCTCACTTGTTTGGTCGCCAACAGATTGCGGAGATACTCTCAAAGCAGCATATGATTTCAAAAGCTTCAAAATCTCGCGAGAAGgagaaaagagtttgaaatcTGTGGAAATACCAGGTATATTCCATCCTAGCTCAACACTTTGTGAAGTGCAATATGCTGGTTGATGTCTGGTTGAGGTCGAAGCTTGGTTGCTAGTATAAGTTGTCTTCACATATGTGAGCCCCGGCTTCTTTGACTGGTTTGGCTGACCCCTTGTACAGTGAGAGAATTGAATTAGGTTTACCATATAACCTTTCATGCATGTAATTGGATTCTGTAATTCAATCATAATTCTTTGGCTGTATAAATTTACGCAATCTATTTTTCTTAGCGGCAATTAGTAAGGCTTTGACTGCTGAATATGAACTATGGAGAGTCAGAACTAACCAATTTTCCCTAGTAGTAAAGCTTTGACTATCTACTATGCCGTCAACCACTGGCCTTCCACCAGCATCTATACAGAAACGCTGAAGAGCCCTATTGAAATTCGGCGCATAAGTTCTCTTCTGCCTTGGTAAAAACAATAGTTTCTTGCGGATCACTGACCATCCATATGGACCATATCGCAGCTGCTCGGAATATGGTAGGACAAATGGCCCCAAGTTGGATGTGTTAGTTCTTAAAACTTTGGTGGCCGCATGTACAAGAGCCCTTAACAATTTGAAACCTCTGCAAGTCCAGCTTCTTCTGGTTGCTGGAAGACAGATTGGTATGCTTCGTCATTCGAACAAATGTGTGTTCGGAAAAGATGCTGGAGCTTGTACTCCGCTATTTTCTTGTCCTGCTTCCTATTGTATGTCAGTTAAATGCGACAATTATCTCAAATAAACTAGTTACAATTTTAATAGAAATATGATTTTACTCTCTGAAACTCAATTATCTTTACCTAAAACCCGACGTATATTGTTTATTTCAAATGTGTGCAGTTTAACAGATGAGGATCTTCATGGTAAAGTTGCAAGTCATTTTGATAAATAAATTGCAAATGACATTGCTCATAACTTTCCATAAGAATTCACACTTCGGGGCAAAGATGGGGAATTCAGAGTGATAAAATGGGCGGGGTTTATTTTAAGTGGGCTCAATCTTTGCAGGCTTAAAGGCCCAAAACTAAGAAACCAGAAACCAAAAAGCCCATTATTTCAATTAAGTAAGAAGTTCGTCACTCAGTATTATAatttggtggtattcctctccATATGTAAGAGAAGTTTTAGATTTGAATCTTATAGATGACGAATTCAATAACAAATTAAGTTACTCATTATGTGGTTTAGTCAAACTCTCTCATTCCGtctagtgtaaaatatatcgttttacttataaaataaaaaaaataaaaataaaaaagtaagaAGCCCACCGCACACAAGTCTTCCTCCTCCGATTCTTTCTCTCGCTCTCGGTCCATTTTCTCTCTCTGTTCGTTGCGCTGCCGCGACCGGTCCACCACCACCCCAAAGCACGACGCCATATCCGCCTCCACAATCTCACCCCCACCTACTTCCTCTCTCATTATCGACGCGGTTTCCAAGCTTCATCGTAACAGAGCTTCGAGAAAAAGGTTAGTAgacaactaattttttttttttattaatttttttctgaaATGATATAATGTTAGGGTTGTTGTGATTAGaaatttttgtatgtatttAACAAAATTTCGACTCattatttgtttcaatttttggtATAAATTTCTGATTGAAATGATTTATGAACGCGTGGCAGATGGCTCTGAGAGGAGTGTGGCAATTGCAAAAACTGGTTGTGAGCCATTCTGAGTGGGGAGGAAGCAGCAGGGGGCATCAGGTTTGTTCCTCAAACGCAACCACTACTTGCAATTCGCTTCGTATTTTTATCAAGTTAGTTTATCTGATTTTCTATGTGAAAATCATATTCATTGAATCTCATCAGAACTCTGACTTCGATATTAAGCGAGTTTGGACGAGAGTAGCACTGGATGGATGATcttatgggaagttcttgtATTGCATCCACACTTCTTATTATCTTccattctcaaaaaaaaaaaaaaaccaaaaaaacaaaaaaacaaaaaaaaatgtgaagatCCAAATTTATGGGATTTTCACATAAGAACCCTAGATATAATTACACTTCATAGAAAAATACTTAGAAGTTCGAACCCAATATTTTAGTCAAGCACCATTCTTATAAGAGCAAGTCCAGCATATCAAGACCTCCAGGGCAACTTCCTATTGAATAGCCTTCAATGAGTAGTAATtgcctttaatgaacagtaattgtttTTTGTATCTCCATCCTTATATGAATAGCCATGTTAATAGGCaataaatattagtattttttattttataaaataatacaaaataattttatttgtaatttcagataagatttttaatcgttcttgtTGCGCCACGTATCATTATCTGAAAAAACAATTTTTGGTAATAGATTTCAATACGATTTTTATCCAATACAATTGTGTCATATGTCGTTACCTTTTCAGAAtcgttgaggatagatttccgataaatttttttaaccaatcacgttgTGTTACGTGtcacaatctgtttacaatctttaaagatagatttcgatcagatttttaacgaataacggcatgccacgtgacattatctacaacataatcttttctttttcctctatATAACCCACCATCAATCCTAAGAaatcacacaccaaaatcaaaatctctatcattattcatagtttatatttttttcttagggctggtttggtattgctgtgcttcgaaaaaaagctgcttttgttgtgttgtgagaataagcagctgtgaaataaagcagcagagtgtttggtaaacttttttgtaaaagtgcttttgaaaaaaaaaaggcagtattatagtgtttggtaaacttttatgtagaacagatgtgaaaaaaagccagtttttcaaagctgggttttgcagcttcttgtttttagcttttttttcacccaaaactatgaaaaaaagctgaagctgaatgtttaccaaacacaaaaacagctcccagctttttttgataccagcttttttcagaatcacctcagtaccaaaccaagtcttacaatgtcttcttcaacaATGTTGTGGGAAATCAGTGAGCAAGA of the Pyrus communis chromosome 1, drPyrComm1.1, whole genome shotgun sequence genome contains:
- the LOC137709013 gene encoding pentatricopeptide repeat-containing protein At1g10910, chloroplastic, with product MEVTSVQGVAGGVQHVLCGPSSPISSLSILSPTLWRSARAKNSHLCCATTRVAEVPNNGSNRAPKRHSKHYLARQSAIVQVQDSSDLGSALTRLGGSLTVQDLNAIIRHLGTKKRWHDLSQLFEWMLQNEKVSASSYSSYIKFMGKSLNPVKALEIYNNIQDESTKKNVHICNSVLGSLIRSGKFDVSFKLFDQMKQNGLTPDAVTYSTLLAGCSKLKNGYNKALEFVQELQCNELQMDSVIYGTLLAVCASNNKLEEAEGYFKKMKDEGHSPNVYHYSSLLNAYSMRGNYKEADALVQDMKSVGLVPNKVILTTLLKVYVRGGLFEKSRELLGELEALGYAEDEMPYCLLMDSLAKAGRIHEAKLVFHEMKEKAVRSDGYSYSIMISAFCRGGLLEDAKQLAKDFEGTHDRYDLVMLNTMICAYCRAGDMDSVMEMMRKMDELKITPDYNTFHILIKYFCKEKLYLLAYQTMEDMHKKGHQPDEELCSSLMFLLGKIRAYSEAYSVYNMLRYSKRTMCKALHEKILHILVAGQLLRDAYVVVKDNAGLISKPAIKKFATAFMKLGNINLINDVLKAVDASGCKIDQGLFQMAISRYVSLPEKKDMLFQMLQWMPGQGYVADSATRNLILKSSHLFGRQQIAEILSKQHMISKASKSREKEKRV